Proteins encoded by one window of Castor canadensis chromosome 2, mCasCan1.hap1v2, whole genome shotgun sequence:
- the Tirap gene encoding toll/interleukin-1 receptor domain-containing adapter protein isoform X2 gives MKKPKKMPVSPESHPNDNSQSASQLALQDSPPTPSLSPVMSSTLSPTHVDTSSSGRWSKDYDVCICHSEEDLVAAQELVSYLEGSTASLRCFLQLRDATPGGAIVSELCHALSSSHCRVLLITPGFLRDPWCKYQMLQALTEAPGAEGRTIPLLSGLTRASYPPELRFMYYVDGRGPDGGFCQVKEAVIRYLQTLS, from the exons ATGAAGAAGCCAAAGAAGATGCCTGTTTCCCCAGAAAGCCACCCCAATGACAATTCACAGTCAGCCTCACAGCTGGCCTTACAGGACAGCCCCCCAACCCCGAGCCTCAGTCCAGTCATGTCTTCCACCCTGTCACCAACACATGTGGACACCAGCAGTAGTGGCCGCTGGAGCAAAGACTACGACGTCTGCATATGCCACAGTGAGGAGGACCTGGTGGCTGCCCAGGAGCTGGTCTCTTACCTGGAGGGCAGCACTGCCAGTCTGCGCTGCTTTCTGCAGCTTCGGGATGCAACCCCAGGTGGTGCCATTGTGTCAGAACTGTGCCACGCACTAAGCAGTAGTCATTGCCGTGTGCTGCTCATCACCCCAGGCTTCCTTCGTGACCCATGGTGCAAGTACCAGATGCTGCAGGCCCTGACTGAGGCCCCTGGGGCAGAGGGCCGCACAATCCCTTTGCTGTCAGGCCTGACCAGAGCCTCCTACCCACCTGAGCTGAGATTCATGTACTATGTGGATGGCAGAGGCCCAGATGGTGGCTTTTGCCAAGTCAAGGAAGCTGTCATTCGCT ATCTGCAGACACTTAGTTGA
- the Tirap gene encoding toll/interleukin-1 receptor domain-containing adapter protein isoform X1, with translation MASSTSLPAAHSQSKKPLGKMADWFRQALMKKPKKMPVSPESHPNDNSQSASQLALQDSPPTPSLSPVMSSTLSPTHVDTSSSGRWSKDYDVCICHSEEDLVAAQELVSYLEGSTASLRCFLQLRDATPGGAIVSELCHALSSSHCRVLLITPGFLRDPWCKYQMLQALTEAPGAEGRTIPLLSGLTRASYPPELRFMYYVDGRGPDGGFCQVKEAVIRYLQTLS, from the exons ATGGCATCATCGACCTCCCTCCCAGCAGCTCATTCCCAGTCCAAGAAGCCTCTGGGCAAGATGGCTG ACTGGTTCAGGCAGGCACTGATGAAGAAGCCAAAGAAGATGCCTGTTTCCCCAGAAAGCCACCCCAATGACAATTCACAGTCAGCCTCACAGCTGGCCTTACAGGACAGCCCCCCAACCCCGAGCCTCAGTCCAGTCATGTCTTCCACCCTGTCACCAACACATGTGGACACCAGCAGTAGTGGCCGCTGGAGCAAAGACTACGACGTCTGCATATGCCACAGTGAGGAGGACCTGGTGGCTGCCCAGGAGCTGGTCTCTTACCTGGAGGGCAGCACTGCCAGTCTGCGCTGCTTTCTGCAGCTTCGGGATGCAACCCCAGGTGGTGCCATTGTGTCAGAACTGTGCCACGCACTAAGCAGTAGTCATTGCCGTGTGCTGCTCATCACCCCAGGCTTCCTTCGTGACCCATGGTGCAAGTACCAGATGCTGCAGGCCCTGACTGAGGCCCCTGGGGCAGAGGGCCGCACAATCCCTTTGCTGTCAGGCCTGACCAGAGCCTCCTACCCACCTGAGCTGAGATTCATGTACTATGTGGATGGCAGAGGCCCAGATGGTGGCTTTTGCCAAGTCAAGGAAGCTGTCATTCGCT ATCTGCAGACACTTAGTTGA